A region of Candidatus Atribacteria bacterium ADurb.Bin276 DNA encodes the following proteins:
- the ysnE gene encoding putative N-acetyltransferase YsnE: MNKPYTIMEVTNEKTSIDNIKQLFLEYAQSLNFSLCFQNFQQELDELPGVYSPPKGLLYLALVYGKPAGCIAMKPLKEQICEMKRLYVRPEFRGLGIGKGLAIHLISRAKELGYHKMRLDTISTMKEAITLYRSLGFYEIEPYYNNPVEGAHYMEINLIG; encoded by the coding sequence ATGAATAAACCGTATACGATCATGGAAGTCACCAATGAAAAAACTTCCATCGATAATATCAAGCAATTATTCTTGGAATACGCTCAATCGCTGAATTTTAGCTTGTGCTTTCAAAACTTTCAACAAGAGCTTGATGAACTCCCTGGCGTCTATTCACCTCCCAAAGGTTTGCTTTATTTAGCTCTGGTGTATGGAAAACCAGCTGGATGCATTGCAATGAAACCTCTTAAGGAACAAATCTGCGAGATGAAGCGACTTTATGTCCGACCGGAATTCCGAGGACTGGGAATCGGGAAGGGCTTGGCGATTCATCTCATCTCCCGTGCTAAAGAATTAGGCTACCATAAAATGCGTCTTGATACCATTTCGACCATGAAAGAAGCAATTACACTTTACCGGTCGCTGGGATTTTATGAAATTGAGCCTTATTATAATAATCCGGTTGAAGGCGCTCATTATATGGAAATAAATCTGATTGGATAG
- a CDS encoding D-arabitol-phosphate dehydrogenase, protein MAHIESSGNIPKKMKAVVNYAPGDFRLEEVDVPEIGPGEVLIKVGGCGICAGDVKTFHGAARIWGGDGQPAYVKPPVIPGHEFYGQVVALGEGASKKYGLKLGDWATSEQIVPCGVCRYCLRGEYWMCEVHNIYGYQKHDAEGGFAEYMRFPATARNHKLPEGFPLHMAPYIEPLGCAIHAVERADIQLDDVVVIAGIGPLGFGMLQTARLKNPKLLIAIDAKEKRLNLAKELGADLVMNPLKEDVVAKVKDLTDGYGCDVYIHASGNPKGVHQGMNMIRKLGRYVEFSVFNEPTLLDWSIIGDVKEIEIRGAHLSPYTYPAAIRFIQEGKVKAEDIITHEFPLVEFKKGMELAEKGDESIKVVLIP, encoded by the coding sequence ATGGCACATATCGAATCATCTGGAAACATTCCAAAAAAGATGAAGGCGGTAGTCAACTATGCTCCTGGCGACTTCCGCTTAGAAGAAGTTGATGTTCCAGAAATTGGGCCAGGAGAAGTTTTGATAAAAGTTGGTGGTTGTGGAATATGTGCGGGAGATGTAAAAACTTTCCATGGTGCCGCACGAATCTGGGGAGGAGATGGTCAACCGGCTTATGTGAAACCTCCAGTTATCCCCGGTCACGAGTTTTATGGTCAAGTGGTGGCATTAGGAGAAGGCGCCAGCAAAAAGTATGGTTTGAAGCTCGGTGATTGGGCAACTTCCGAGCAAATTGTTCCTTGTGGTGTTTGTCGTTATTGCCTTCGAGGAGAATACTGGATGTGTGAAGTTCATAATATTTACGGCTATCAGAAACATGATGCCGAAGGTGGTTTTGCCGAGTATATGAGATTTCCAGCTACTGCTCGCAATCACAAACTACCCGAAGGCTTCCCCCTTCATATGGCCCCCTATATTGAACCGTTAGGGTGCGCTATCCATGCCGTTGAGAGAGCTGATATCCAACTCGATGACGTTGTGGTGATTGCCGGCATTGGACCTCTTGGATTTGGTATGCTTCAGACTGCTCGTCTTAAAAATCCGAAACTCCTGATTGCAATCGACGCAAAAGAAAAAAGATTAAATTTAGCTAAAGAATTAGGTGCAGATTTAGTTATGAATCCATTAAAAGAAGATGTGGTGGCTAAAGTGAAAGATCTGACCGATGGCTATGGCTGCGATGTCTATATTCATGCCAGTGGTAATCCCAAGGGAGTTCATCAAGGAATGAATATGATTCGAAAATTGGGAAGATATGTTGAGTTTAGTGTTTTCAATGAACCAACTCTCCTTGACTGGTCAATTATTGGAGATGTGAAAGAAATTGAAATTCGAGGCGCCCATTTGAGTCCCTATACCTATCCAGCTGCTATCCGCTTTATTCAAGAAGGCAAAGTGAAAGCCGAAGATATCATAACCCATGAATTTCCGCTCGTTGAGTTCAAAAAAGGAATGGAATTGGCAGAAAAAGGTGACGAGTCAATTAAAGTGGTATTGATTCCATAA
- a CDS encoding Aminopeptidase T yields the protein MSDIYLQKLAKLLLSYSTRVQPGEKVFITAEDVAIPWIEAVATQAFQMGAVVRTIVELDSVRLAKFRYGSREAVHAEDLFFKTIVDHADVFLTAWGSWNTKSRTNIDSEKIKMSIQANEAIRRKFSQRMGDGSLRWCGTQYPTHADAQEAGMSLEEYQDFVYRAGYLHTENPIAEWMRIEKDQEKWIGYLNSKKELRIVSEKTDLRVGIADRTWINCCGRENFPDGEIFTSPVENQIEGLITFSFPGIYMGKEVEDISLRVSNGHVVEARAKKGEDLLRALLTTDNGAGFFGEVAIGTNYQIQQFTRNMLFDEKIGGTIHMALGDSMLEAGGTNQSSIHWDMLCDMRDQGEIYADGELFYKQGKFIEDVLG from the coding sequence ATGTCCGATATTTATTTACAAAAATTAGCTAAGCTTCTCCTTTCTTATTCCACCCGGGTCCAGCCCGGTGAGAAAGTCTTTATTACAGCAGAGGATGTTGCTATTCCTTGGATTGAAGCAGTTGCAACCCAAGCTTTTCAGATGGGGGCTGTGGTGCGAACCATCGTGGAGCTTGATTCGGTAAGATTGGCAAAATTCCGGTATGGAAGTCGGGAGGCAGTCCACGCTGAAGACCTTTTTTTTAAAACCATCGTGGATCATGCTGATGTTTTTTTGACTGCTTGGGGAAGTTGGAACACCAAGTCTCGTACCAACATTGATTCCGAAAAAATCAAAATGAGTATACAAGCCAACGAAGCGATTCGTCGAAAATTTTCCCAAAGAATGGGAGATGGAAGTCTTCGCTGGTGTGGAACTCAGTATCCTACTCATGCCGATGCCCAGGAAGCTGGTATGAGCTTAGAAGAATACCAAGATTTTGTTTACAGAGCGGGATATCTCCATACCGAGAATCCCATTGCTGAGTGGATGCGAATTGAAAAAGATCAGGAGAAATGGATTGGTTATCTCAATTCAAAAAAAGAACTGCGTATTGTCAGCGAAAAAACCGATTTAAGGGTGGGAATTGCCGATCGTACCTGGATTAATTGTTGTGGACGAGAAAATTTCCCTGATGGAGAAATTTTTACCTCTCCAGTTGAAAATCAAATCGAAGGGCTTATTACTTTTAGTTTTCCAGGGATTTATATGGGAAAAGAAGTTGAAGATATTTCTTTAAGAGTGAGTAACGGTCATGTCGTCGAAGCCCGGGCAAAAAAAGGTGAGGATTTACTCCGTGCTCTTCTCACCACTGATAATGGAGCTGGTTTTTTTGGAGAAGTGGCTATTGGAACGAATTATCAAATCCAGCAATTTACCCGGAATATGTTGTTTGATGAAAAAATTGGAGGTACGATACACATGGCTTTGGGAGACTCGATGCTGGAAGCAGGTGGGACCAATCAATCTTCAATTCATTGGGATATGCTTTGCGATATGCGTGACCAAGGGGAGATCTATGCTGACGGAGAGTTGTTTTATAAACAAGGCAAATTTATAGAAGATGTTTTAGGGTGA